The following is a genomic window from Spiribacter sp. 1M189.
ACGCATGTCGGTGCTGACATGATCGAACAGGCAGGCGCCCATGTAGAAGCCGTCGGGATGGCCGGGGACGTCAACCTCACGGCCGTCATGGACCAGTTCGGCCCCCTCACGAAGCCCGATCTCGACATACTCCGCCACCTTGTCCCGGTGGTCCCGGGTAACCAGTGGGCCCATCTCCGGCTCATCGGCGTCGAGGCCGTTACCGATCCGAAGATTCGCCAGACGCGCCTTGAGCGCCGCCACCAGGCGCTCGGCGGTCTCCTCGCCAACCGGGACGGCCACGGAGATCGCCATGCAGCGCTCGCCCGCTGAACCGTAGGCCGCGCCCATGAGTGCGTCGGCGGCGCCCTCGATATCGGCATCGGGCATGATGACCATGTGATTCTTTGCACCGCCAAGCGCCTGAACGCGCTTGCCATGGGCAGCGCCGGTCGCGTAGATCGATTCCGCAATGGGCGTCGAGCCAACGAAACTGATGGCCCCGACCCGCTCATCAGTCAACAGCGTTTCCACCGATTCGCGATCGCCATTGAGTACGTTGAAAACCCCGGCGGGCAGACCTGCCTCTTCCAGCAGCTCGGCGAGCAGCAGCGGCGTGCTTGGCGCCTTTTCGGAGGGCTTGAGAATGAATGTATTGCCGCAGGCAATGGCGATGGGGAACATCCACATCGGCACCATAGCCGGGAAGTTGAACGGGGTGATCCCCGCACATACGCCCACCGGATGCCGTTGCGACCACGAGTCCACGTCGCTGCCGACATTGCCGGAGTGCTCGCCCTTGAGCAGGTGCGGGATGCCGCAGGCGAATTCCACGACCTCAAGCCCGCGGGTCACCTCGCCCCGGGCATCCGAGAGGACCTTGCCATGCTCGCGTGTGATCGACTCGGCGATGCGTGACAGATCACGCTCTAGCAGGGCCTTGAAGCGAAACATCACCCGTGCGCGCCGCAGGGGGGTCATCGCCTGCCACTCGGCCAGGGCCCGGTGCGCCGCCGTGATGGCATCCCGCGTGCGCTCGGCGTCTGCCAGTGCCACGGCGCCGGTCTGCTCGCCGGTCGCGGGGTTGTAGACCGGCGCGCGGCGATCCGGCTCCTTCGGGGTCCTCGTGCCGTTGATGTAGTGGTTGATCTCGTGAACGGGTGTCTCGGTCATGTCTTTTTTTCCTTCAGGCCCGGATGGCCCTTTGTACAGGCATTGATCGGTCGGGCATCTTACCGCGGGGTCATTCCGCCCGGCGCGGACTCGCGATGAACTCGAGAATCATGTGCGGCACCGTGAGGGCGGCAAGCCCGATAAAGATGATGCGCATGAGGATAGCGTCACTCGGCATACCGATCAGGAAGGGCAGAGCCGCCAGGGCGAGTGCATAGGTTGCCAGCGTGGTTGGTGCGACCGCTCGAAGGCGCTCACGCCAGCCGTCGAGGCCGAGATCACGGGCGGCGAGCTCAAGATGTCGCGGGCTATGAAGAAAACACCAGTAGGCGATGAAATAGGCGAGTGGGTGCAGCAGCGCGGCCCCGGCTGCCAGGAGCAGGGGGTCACGCCAGTCGCTGGTGGCGCGGCTTGGGCTCAGCGCCAGCGCGGCGACCAGGATGATGCCGCCGACACCGAGTGCCCACGGCGCCGCCGCGACGAGGAGATCCGCCCGTGTTGCACCCAGCATCTCAAAGAGCGGCTGGACCGCTTGCGGGTGCAGAGTGACCGGCAGGCCGAGGATCCATAGTCCATAGCCCACGCCACCGATACGCCCCAGCCGATGGGCGACATCGTCCCCGAAATGCACGGCGGAGTAGAGCAGGAACGCCCCGAGGGCGGCATTGGGCGCCTGCAGCCAGATCGCAATCACCACCGCGCTCAGTGCCATGTATCCGCCGAGGAAGGCGATGAGGCGCGGCATGCTGTGAAGCCTTAGGTGGCGTTTGGCAACCGCAGTGTCGAGGCTGCCGTGGGGAAGCCCGAGGACGGCGGTGCTCAATGCCAGGACGACGTAAAGCGGCCATTGCCCCGACAGGGCCGAGAAACCCAGCGAGAGCAGAAGACCGATCGGGAAAAGCCAGAAGGCTGGGGGCCGGGCACTCGTTTCCATGATCGTCTCCGTCGTTGTTACGCCGAATCATACGCCAGAGAGATTACCAAGGCGGCCCATGCCCGGCCTATGCCAATCTGCATTCCGCTTGACTTCGCGCAGGACAACCTACGCCCGCCGACCCGCTCGCGTCCTACCATTTCTCCGCGAATGGTCGTGCCTCGACTTCGAATGACCAGGCTGACCGCGGTTGGTGGGTAAGCCACCAGGCCGTTTCCGCAATATCCTTCGGGTCGAGAAAGAAATCGTCCGGCTTATCCGGCAGCCGTTCCCGGGCCCGGGGGAGATCGACGATCCCGTCGATCATGATGGTCGATACATGGATGCCCTCGGGCCAGAGCCGCTTGGCGAGCGATTCGGTGAGATTACGCTGGGCGCCTTTGGCGCTGGCAAAGGCGGCGGTCATGGCACCACCCCGGCGCGACGCCGTGGCGCCAGTGACCACGATGTTGCCGTGGCCCGCCTTGCGCATGCCGGGGGCGACCGCGCGTGTCGCAGTCACCAATCCAAGCACGTTCACCCGCCAGGAGGCCTCGAAATCCGCCAGGTCCAATGATTCGAAGTCGCCCCAGATACCGGCGCCGGCGTTGTGCAGGAGCGTATCGACCGGGCCGAGTTCGTGGCTGATCCGCGCGAATGTCTCGCCGATGGCCTCCGGATCGGCGAGGTCACAGTCGTAGGCCCGCGCCTGTTCGCCGATTTCCTCGGCGAGCGGCCCGGTGGTCCCGGCGCTGCGGGCAATCAGCGCGACCTGATATCCACCGGCCGCAAAGCGGCGGGCGAAGGCCGCGCCATTGCCTGGGCCGACACCATTGACCACGCATACGGGATGGTCTTCAGTCATTCGAACAGATCCTTATGATGCTGTGCCTTTGAGGGTCGCCATGTCGATCACGAAGCGATATTTCACATCTCCCTTTTTTACCCGCTCATAGGCCTCGTTGAGTTTACGGATATCGAGCATCTCCACATCGCAGGCGATGTCATTATCGGCGCAGAAATCGAGCACTTCCTGGGTTTCGGGCATCCCGCCGATCAGCGATCCGGCGAGCACCTTGCGGCCCATGACCAGAGGGCCAGCCTGCAGCGGCGGCTCCACGGGCTCGAGCAGGCCCACGAGGATGTGGGTGCCGTCGTAGCGCAGTAGCCCGATGTAAGGATTGAGATCATGCTGAACCGGGACGGTGTCGAGCATGAAGTCGAACTGCCCGGCGGCGGCCTGCATCTGCTCTTCGTCGGTCGAGATGATGACCTGGTGGGCGCCCTGGGCCTCGGCTTCCGACACCTTGTCGGGCGAGCGCGTGAAGACCGTGACTTCGGCGCCCAGTGCGCGGGCGAACTTGATGCCCATGTGACCCAGTCCGCCCATACCGATCACCCCTACTTTGTGGCCGGGTTTCACACCGTAGTGGCGCAGCGGCGAGTAGGTGGTGATACCGGCACACAGTAGCGGGGCGGCGGCCGCCGGATCGAGTTGCTCGGGGATGCGCACGACGAAGTGTTCGTTGACCACGACGGAATCCGAATAGCCGCCGTAAGTCACCGTACCGTCATGCCGGTCGATGCCATTGTAGGTCACCACGGGGCCTTCCAGACAGTACTGCTCGAGACCCTGTTGGCAGGGCTCGCAGTGCCGGCAGGAGTCCACCATGCACCCCACACCGACGGTATCGCCTGGCTGGAAGGCACTGACATGCTCGCCGACCGCGGTCACCCGCCCGATGATTTCGTGGCCCGGGACCACCGGGTACATGGTCATGCCCCAGTCGTTCTGGGCGAAGTGGATATCGGTGTGGCAAACGCCGCAGTAGTCGATTTCGATGGCGACATCATCGCCCCGCAGCTCGCGACGCTCGATGGTCAGTGGCGCCAGACCGGACGCCTCTGATTGGGCAGCATAGGCATTGGCTGTCGGCATGGTTGGCTCCGTTTTCCGTCCAAGTGGTGCGCAAGGGTTTCATACGTGGTCGTTTACTGAAAGCGGCATCGCCAACGGGGCCACAATAACCAGGATGAGTGGATGGGCTGGCTCAACCACCTGATCACGTCTGTTGCCCATCGCAACGCTTGGCTTTCAGACCCGATAGCCAAGGGCTTCCGGGAGCCAAAGCGCGATTGCCGGAAAAGTCACGAGCAGGATCAGTGCGGTGATCATGCTGAGGACCAACCATAGCGTCCAGCCAAGCGTTGATTCGATCGTTACCCCCGCGACTCGTGAAGTGACAAGCAGGTTCACGGCCACAGGCGGTGTGAACTGGCCGATGGCAATCGTCATGGCCATCACGATGCCGAACCAGACGGTATTCCATTCGAAGGCCTTGACGATCGGCATAAGGATGGGAATCAGAATGATATAGATGGATACCCCGTCGATCACCATCCCGATGAGCAGCAGGAAAACCAGCACCAGGCCAAGGACGACGATGGGGTTGTCGGAAATGGACAGGACCGCCTCAGCGGCCTGATCAAAGGCACCCAGAGTGCTCCCGGCCCAAGCGAAGATCCCTGCCATGGAGATGATCAACAGGATAACGCCCGACATCATTGCCGCATCGACCAGCGCATCGTAAATCATCCGCAGATCGAGGTTACGGTAGACCACAGTGCCGATGAACAGGCCGTATACCACGGCGACGACGGCAGCTTCGGTGGGCGTAAAAAGCCCGCTGCGCAGACCGCCGAGGATCAGGACGGGCGCAAACAGGGCCGGAAGGGCATGAATGAAAGTCTCCCGCACTGAAGGCCGCACCTCAGTGCCATCTGATTCAAAATGATTCCGGCGCGATAGCCAGATCGCGGGCGCCATCACGGCGACACCGGCGATCAGCCCTGGGATGAGCCCCGCGGCGAAAAGCGCCCGCAGATCGACGGAAGGGACGAGAATGGAGTAAATGATTAACGCGACGGACGGGGGGATCAAGATAGCGGTCGATGCCGAGGCCGCAATGACCGCGGCCGAGAAAGCCTTCGGATAGCCCGCCCGCATCATGCTTGGCACCATGACCGTCGCTACAGCGGCGGCATCCGCTGGCCCGGAGCCCGACATGCCGCCCATTATCATGCAGACGATGACGGCAACGGTAGCCAGTCCGCCGCGGCGCACGCCAACAAGCGCGCGAGCGAAGTTAACGAGGCTTGCGGCTACCCCTGACCGCTCAAAGATAATACCCGTGAGCACGAAAAGCGGTATGGCAACCAACGGATACTTGGCGATCGCGTTGTAGGTGTTCGTGCCGAGGGTCGCAAGCATGGCGGGCGAGAGACCCGCGATGATGCCGATCACGCCCGCGATCCCGAGTGCCGTGGCGATCGGTGCGCCGATCACGATCCCGAGTGCCATGACGATGAAAATGAGTAACTCGGGCGCCATCAGTCCGGCGTCCTTTGTTTGAGCTGGCGGGCAAATCGCCCCAGTAACCGGAGAATGATGACGACTGCAGCAATCGGCAGCCACATGGAATAGATCCATGCCGGGATACCAAGGCCCGGTGTCGTCGCCTCGAACAGCCACTCCTCGTAGGCGAACCGGCTGCCAAACCAGGCCACCAGGCCGAATATCGTCAGATTAGCGGCCAAAATGACGATGGTGGCGGTCCATCGGGCCGACCGGTTCATACGGTCGAGAAAAAACGTGATCCTGATCTGCTCGTCACGTGCAAAGGCGATCGCTGAGCCGAAAAACGCCAGGATCACCAGCAGAAACACGGAGACTTCCTCTGTGAATGCAAACGAGAAGTCAGTGAAGTACCTCACCAGTACATTGGCGAAACTGATCACACAGATGACCGCCAGCGCACCCGCGATGACCGCTCGCTCAATGGCGAGCGGCATCCTGGGCTCCGCCTGCCGGTCCTTCCGGGGAGGCGACATAAGCTTTCCGAGATGTGGCAGCTAACGGTTGGCGATGGCCTCTCGGGCGGTTTCTACGAGTTCGGCGCCGATCTGTGGGGTCCATTCCTCATAGACGCTCGTGGTTGCATCCCGGAATTCAGCCACTTGCTCATCAGTCAGTTCGGTGATGGTGACACCGCGCTCCTCGATAGCCCCCCGCAGGCTCGGGACAGCCGCACGAGACTGCTCTATCTCCCAGAGGCCGGCGTCCACGGCGGCCTGCTTGATCATCGCCTGGTCTTCCGGGCTGAAGCTCGCCCAGATATTCCGATTCGCGGCGAAAATCAGCGGATCGGCCATGTAGTGCCAGCGGGTCAAGTAGGTTTGGCCTACTTCATGGATGTTGGCGATGTGGAAGACCGACAGGGGGTTTTCCTGCCCGTCCACGGCCCCAGTGGACAGTGCCGGCTTGGCATCCGCCCAACTCATCTGGGTCGGATTGGCGCCGAGGGCATTGAATGTGTCCTCGAATAACGGGGAGCCGACAACGCGAATCTTCATGCCTTCGAGGTCCGATGGTTCGTCAATCACACCGTTGGAGTTCGATAGCTCGCGAAAGCCATTTTCTCCCCATGCAAGTGGCACGACCCCCTTGGCCCGGACCGCCTCGAAAATCATTTCGCCAGTCTCGCCCCCGGTCAGCGCATCAATCGCTTCGTAGTCCGGCATGAGAAACGGCAGTGAGAAGAGGTTGAGTTCAGGGACCTGCGGTGACCAGTTGATGGTGGAGCCGATCGCAAAATCGATCACGCCGCTGCGCAGTGCGGGAAACTCGCGTGTCTGGTTTCCACTCACGAGTTCGGCATTTGGGTAAACCTTGAAGTTGATCTCCCCGTTGCTGCGCTCATCGACCAGCTCGGCCCACCGCTCGGCGGCCTCCCCCCAGGGGAATGGCGCTGGAAGCACCGTCGAGACCGTGTATTCGTTCTTGTACTGCGCAAGACCCTGGATCGGGATCACGGCGAGCATCATCGCTGCAGCAGCGCATAGGATCGTTGAGTTGCGCATCTTCTCCTCCTCCTTGTGGTTATTACCGGTGAAATCGTAGCGCCATGAACCGGTGTTGCCCACCCTCGCGGGAGTCATCACCCGCTCTGCCGCAATAAAAAACCCCGCCGAAGCGGGGTTCAAGGGGTATTGGTGGAGACGGCGGCCGGAGGCCGGAGGCCGTCTCCGTGTGCCCTGTTATCGGGTACGCTTATCGCAGACGTATTGCGGTGGTTATCGACTTAACGCGCCGTGTCGGCCAGGATCATCTCTGCGGCCTTCTCGGCAATCATAAGGGTCGGGGAGTTGGTATTGCCGGAGGTGATGGTCGGCATGACCGAGGCATCCACCACGCGGAGGCCGGGCACGCCGTGCACCCGCAGGCTTGCATCGACCACCGCACCTCTCTCGGGGGATGGGCCCATGGCGCAGGTGCCCACCGGGTGAAAGATCGTTGTGCCGACATCCCCGGCGGCGTGGGCCAGCGCCTCGTCCGAGTCGATCCCCGCGCCGGGTAGGCGCTCGGCCGGCTGATGCGCAGCCAGCGCGGCGCTCCCCATGATCCGACGGGTCAGTCGAATGGCATCCACTGCCACCGCCCGGTCACCCTCTGTTGAGAGATAGTGCGGCTCGATGCGGGGCGTCGAGGCCGGATCGGCATCGCGAAGACTCACACGCCCCCGGCTTTCGGGGCGTAAGTTACAGACCGACACGGTAATTGCCGGGAAGGGATGCAGTGGATCACCGAGGCGGTCCGTGCTCAATGGCTGGACGTGATACTGAAGATTGGCCCGCGCCTGATCCGGGCTGCTTCGCGCGAAGCAGCCCAGCTGGCTGGGTGCCATGGATAAGGGGCCGGTGCGGCGCAGCGCGTACTCAAGGCCCATGAGCATCCGGCTCGACAGACGATGAACACGTTCGTTCAGCGTGGATGCGCCCTGGACGCGATAAACTGTGCGTAGCTGTAAGTGATCCTGGAGATTTTCGCCAACGCCCGGTAGGTCTTGCTCAACGTCAATTCCCAAGGCATCTAATGCGTCTGCGGAGCCGACCCCCGAGCGTTGCAACAGCACGGGGCTGTGGACCGCGCCGGCTGCAACGATGAGCTCGGCACCGGCGTTGGCGCTCAGGCGCTGGCCATTCTGGCGGAAGCGCACGCCGGTCATCCGTCCGTCCACCCGGTGGAGCGTCTCCACTTCCGCGTGGGTGAGCACGGTGAGATTTTGGCGATGACGAATCGGGCGGAGGAAGGCCCGGGCGCCGCTGACGCGCACGCCTTTTCGCTGATTGACATGGAAATACCCGCAACCCTCGTTATCACCGGTATTAAAATCATCAACGGGCGGGATGCCCTGCTCAGCGGCCGCTTTCTGGAAGGCCTCGAGGATCGGCCAGGACAGCCGTTGGCGCTCGATCCGCCATTCGCCGCCCTGATCATGCCACTCATCTTTGATAAATCCATGGTCCTCGTGGCGACGGAAATACTCGAGCACGTCGGTCCATCCCCAGCCGGGATTGCCGGCATTCACCCAGCTTTCGTAGTCCGCCGCCTGACCGCGCATGTAGATCATGCCGTTGATCGAACTGCTGCCGCCCAGCACTCGCCCCCGGGGGTAGGCGAGCGCACGGCCGTTGAGGCCCGGGTCCGCCTCGGTTTTCAGACACCAGTCGGTTCGTGGGTTATTGAGCGTGTAGAGGTAGCCGACCGGGATATGGATCCACGGGTAGCGATCCTTTCCACCGGCCTCGAGCAAAAGGACGCGATGGTGAGGGTTTGCGCTGAGTCGGTTGGCCAGTAGGCACCCGGCGGTGCCTGCACCAATCACAATATAGTCATACTCGCCAATCCACTCGGCCGCTGTGTCATCTGCCATATGCCGCTTCCCCTCCAGACACGGTTTATCAAGCATAACCCCATGGGATGGCTGCCGGATGCTTTTGCCTGGCCGTAACCCAGTACCGCGGCGGGGGCTGGATGCGGCGAGCCATCCCGGCCTGTTAATGATCGATGGGGTCAGTTCCATTGCCTCGCTGCCATTCCGCTGAGCGCAATGCGCGTCCCCGGGCGTAAGGGCAGTGAGCTGACGTTGTTCGATGGCAGTGGTGTTGGACTGCAGGATCTTTCCCTTGCGCGCGCTGCGCTGGAGCGGGCCCGGGCCCGGGCCCGCGTTCGGGGAATGGGTCAGCGGCTGGATCTTACCTGTGAGTGACCACTAGAAATAATTCGAAATAAAAAACCCCGCCGAAGCGGGGTTCAAGGGATGTTGGTGGAGACGGCGGGAATCGAACCCGCGTCCGAAGGGCCTCCGCCCCAGGGTCTACATGCTTAGCGCCGTCTTTATTTTTAGTGGCGACCTACCCAACGGCCAGGGTATGGCCACCACGATCCCGAGTTGGGTTTCGCCGCGCGGGTCCGGGCTCCCCGCGGGGCTAGCCTGTGTAGTATGCCTGTCCAACATCGACCACAGGCGATCAGATGCGGACAGCTCACGGGTTTTTAGGCCGCGAGTGCGTAGTTGTCGTCGTTGGCAACTATCTTTTTTGTCACATGATTAACGAGGTTGAGTGACATCCTCGGCATGCACCTGGAGTTTCGTGACCTCCGTCGAAGCCATGTCGTCCCCAAGTAATCGATAGGACAGGTTAGCGTTGAAAGGGTTCCATGGGAAGCGCTATACGCGATGCTTGAGCAGGCGTTCCTTCTCGCGCTGCCAGTCGCGCTCCTTCTTGTCGGCGCGCTTGTCGTGCTGCTTTTTGCCCTTTGCCAGGCCGATGCTCAATTTGGCCTTGCCCCGTGACCAGTGGAGGTCCAGTGGGACGACCGTGTAGCCACGCTGCTCGGTAGCGCCCACGAGTTTGGCGAGCTCTCTTTGATGCAGCAGCAGCTTGCGGGTCCGGGTGGGGTCCGGGTTGACGTGTGTGGAGGCGGTCGGCAGCGGGGGGATATTGCAACCGATCAGGAACGCCTCGCCATTGCGCACCAGGACATAGGCCTCGGTGAGGTTGATGCGACCGGCCCTTAGGCTCTTGACCTCCCAGCCGTGCAGCACGAGCCCTGCCTCGAAGCGCTCTTCGATGAAATACTCGAACCGCGCGCGGCGATTGACGGCGATCGTGGCGCTCTCGCCACTGGGCTTTTTCTTACCTGCTTTCTTACTCACCGCAGCATTCTAACGGGGCGTCGCCGCTGCATCCAATTCGCCGGCACCAATGAGGGATTGTGGCGAGTCTGGTACCCTTTCCGGCTTGATTGGACAGCAACCTCGAGACGAGCGAATCGAATGACCACGGTCTCCCGTTCCGCGATGGTCCGGCATTCCGCCGAGGAGATGTTCGAGCTGGTGGACGACGTCCGCGGCTATGAGAACTTCCTCCCCTGGGTAAAGCGCAGCCGGGAGCGGGAGCGCAGCAGTGATGTGGTCATCGGTGAGCTGTTGTTCTCCAAGGCGGGTTTCGAGAAGTCGTTTACCACGCGTAACCGCCGGCAACCGGGAAAGATGATCGAGATTCGCCTGGTGGAAGGGCCATTCCGTCATCTTGAGGGGTTCTGGCGGTTTGATCCGCTGGGTGAAGATGCCTGCAAGGTGTCGCTTGATCTGGAGTTCGAGTTCTCGAACCGCCTTCTGGCGATGGCCTTTGGCAAGGTCTTCACGCAGGTGGCCGGCACGCTGGTGGATTCCTTCGTCAAGCGGGCCAATGAGCGCTATGGCCGCGGCTGACTCGCGGCATGGGCCGGATCGGATGCCGGTTGAGGTGGCCTATGCTCGGCCCGACAGTCAGCGCCTGATCGCGCTTGAGGTCGCGCGTGGCACGACCGCTGAAGAAGCGATTCATGCATCAGGCATCCTTGCCGAATGTCCCGAAGTCGATCTCGCTGAGCAGGCCGTGGGGATATTCTCGCTGCCGGTGGGCTTGGATACCGTGCTGTCGCCGGGCGATCGGGTCGAGATCTATCGGCCGCTGCAGGTTGACCCCAAGGCGCAGCGCCGCGACCGGGCCCGCGCCCAGCGGGCACGGAATGAGGGTCAGGCCTCTGGTTCGTAGAGCGGATTGTCGGGCTGTATGAAGCTGCCCCGGGCGGCACTGAGACCGCGCTCATCGAAAAACAGGGTCAGCTTCCGCGAGACAGGCTTGAGGTCGGTGCTCCGAGGTTCGACTTCATAGACATAGTCCCATCGGCCATCACTGAACGGATCCTCGATGGTCGGCGGCCCGAGCACGAAGCTCACCTGCCGTCGCGTCATGCCGGGTTCGAGACGGGCGACGCTCTGGGCATCAAAGAACGTCCCCTGGCGCACTTCCGGCTTGTAGAGGATCGGCAGGCGATCCACTGTGCTGGCGCAGCCGGCCAGGGCGCCGGCCAGGAGGGACACTGCGAGCAGGCGTTTGCCGGTGTATACTGGAATCATTCTAAACAGGCCGTCGTGCTGACTGGTGGAAGCAATATGGTAACGCAGCCCCGTCCAAGCTCACAGATTCCCTGGGAGATCAGTCAGGAGTCCGATGAGCTCCGTCGTGCCGGGCTGAAGGCAACGCTGCCGCGGCTCAAGATCCTGCGGATTCTCGCCGGACGGGAGCGGGCGCACCTCTCCGCCGAAGAGGTGTATCAGCGGCTGCACGACGCCGGCGACGACATCGGGTTGGCCACCGTTTACCGCGTGCTCACGCAGTTCGCGGAGGCGGGTATCGTCATCCGCCACAATTTCGATAGCGATCGGGCCGTCTTCGAGCTGAACTCCGGCATACACCATGATCACCTCGTCTGCGTGGATTGTGGTCGCGTCGAGGAATTCAAGGACCGGATGATTGAGCGCCGCCAGGCGGACGTGGCCGCCGTTTCCGGGTATGAATTGATCAGCCACTCGCTCATCCTCTATGGGCGCTGTCCCGAGTGTGCGAAGGCGCCACGGATGAAAGGCAACGTCCTTTAGTTCAGTCGACTCTCTCGAGCATTTCCCGTGCGTGATTGAGCGTCTTCTCGGTCATCTCCAGGCCACCGAGCATGCGAGCGAGCTCGCGGGTTCGCTCCTCCGGCGAGAGCGGTCTCACGTCAGTGACCGTCCGGCCATCTTCCCGGTGGCGTTTCTCCACCTGTAGCTGGTGCATGCCCTGCGCGGCGACCTGCGGCAGGTGCGTGATGCAGAGGACCTGATGATGGCGGGCGAGGGCACGCAACTGGCGGCCGACCACTTCGGCAACACCGCCGCCAATGCCGGTATCCGCTTCGTCGAATATCAACGCAGGGAGCTCTGCGGTGTCCGCCGTAGCCACTTCCAGCGCGAGGCCGATGCGCGAGAGCTCACCGCCGGAGGCGACTTTCTGGAGCGGCGCCGGTCGCTGATCGGGGTTGGTGCGTATGTCGAATCGGATGCGATCCGTGCCGTGGGCGGTAGGTGGGGCTTCGCTGTCCGGGTCCACGACGATGGTCAGCTCGGCGCCAGTCATGCCCAGCTGAGCCAGTAGATCATCGACCCGCTCGCCAAGCTGCATGGCGGCCGTCCGGCGTGATTCCGAGAGGATCGCCGCCGCATTGCGGTAATCGTCGAGGATGCGGTCGCGTTCGGCGTGGAGCTCAAGCAGGCGGCTGTCCGCGGATTCCAGGCGGTTGAGTTCGTCCCGCAGCGCCTCGGCATGCGCGGCAAGTCCCTC
Proteins encoded in this region:
- a CDS encoding type II toxin-antitoxin system RatA family toxin is translated as MTTVSRSAMVRHSAEEMFELVDDVRGYENFLPWVKRSRERERSSDVVIGELLFSKAGFEKSFTTRNRRQPGKMIEIRLVEGPFRHLEGFWRFDPLGEDACKVSLDLEFEFSNRLLAMAFGKVFTQVAGTLVDSFVKRANERYGRG
- a CDS encoding RnfH family protein, which gives rise to MPVEVAYARPDSQRLIALEVARGTTAEEAIHASGILAECPEVDLAEQAVGIFSLPVGLDTVLSPGDRVEIYRPLQVDPKAQRRDRARAQRARNEGQASGS
- the smpB gene encoding SsrA-binding protein SmpB, whose translation is MSKKAGKKKPSGESATIAVNRRARFEYFIEERFEAGLVLHGWEVKSLRAGRINLTEAYVLVRNGEAFLIGCNIPPLPTASTHVNPDPTRTRKLLLHQRELAKLVGATEQRGYTVVPLDLHWSRGKAKLSIGLAKGKKQHDKRADKKERDWQREKERLLKHRV
- a CDS encoding outer membrane protein assembly factor BamE, whose translation is MIPVYTGKRLLAVSLLAGALAGCASTVDRLPILYKPEVRQGTFFDAQSVARLEPGMTRRQVSFVLGPPTIEDPFSDGRWDYVYEVEPRSTDLKPVSRKLTLFFDERGLSAARGSFIQPDNPLYEPEA
- the fur gene encoding ferric iron uptake transcriptional regulator, with product MVTQPRPSSQIPWEISQESDELRRAGLKATLPRLKILRILAGRERAHLSAEEVYQRLHDAGDDIGLATVYRVLTQFAEAGIVIRHNFDSDRAVFELNSGIHHDHLVCVDCGRVEEFKDRMIERRQADVAAVSGYELISHSLILYGRCPECAKAPRMKGNVL